A window from Synechococcus sp. RSCCF101 encodes these proteins:
- a CDS encoding thermonuclease family protein yields MGATPFISDQGFNSCVLAAARLVSTDLHRLRAEVPCLRQMTRTPLLLLATLLVGGTPGDAAVVERVIDGDTLVLRGGTRIRLACMDAPERGQPGAAATTRRLRHLTAGGVQVEPLTTDRFGRTVAEVWTPAGVNVGKRLVEEGLARIHPRYRDQCAWSS; encoded by the coding sequence ATGGGAGCCACGCCCTTCATCAGCGATCAGGGCTTCAACAGCTGTGTGTTGGCCGCGGCCCGTCTCGTCTCCACCGACCTCCACCGCCTCCGAGCGGAAGTTCCCTGCCTGCGACAAATGACCCGCACCCCCCTCCTGCTCCTCGCCACCCTGCTGGTGGGCGGCACCCCCGGTGATGCCGCCGTGGTGGAACGGGTGATCGACGGTGACACCCTGGTGCTGCGTGGTGGGACGCGGATCCGCCTGGCCTGCATGGATGCCCCGGAACGAGGTCAGCCCGGGGCGGCCGCGACCACACGACGCCTGCGCCATCTCACGGCCGGAGGGGTCCAGGTGGAGCCGCTCACCACCGACCGCTTCGGCCGGACCGTGGCCGAGGTCTGGACACCGGCCGGGGTGAACGTCGGCAAGAGGCTGGTGGAGGAGGGGCTGGCGCGGATCCACCCCCGTTACCGAGATCAGTGCGCCTGGTCCAGTTGA